From a single Micromonospora pallida genomic region:
- a CDS encoding SCP2 sterol-binding domain-containing protein, whose protein sequence is MWDPTGEFFETVRKRGHEPLLEGAEGTIVFSLSQDHRTNHWFVEIRNGEVRVSREERGADCVVRTDQALFDDMVTGRERMRRAWLRNEVVVEGDLMLLARFERIFPGPPEARHPQAVCGREHRP, encoded by the coding sequence ATTTGGGATCCGACCGGCGAGTTCTTCGAGACGGTCCGCAAGCGAGGGCATGAGCCCCTGCTGGAGGGAGCGGAGGGCACGATCGTGTTTAGCCTCAGCCAGGATCACCGGACGAACCACTGGTTCGTGGAGATCAGGAACGGGGAGGTCCGGGTGTCGCGGGAGGAACGCGGGGCTGACTGCGTCGTTCGCACCGATCAGGCGCTGTTCGACGACATGGTGACGGGCCGTGAACGTATGCGGCGGGCATGGCTGCGGAACGAGGTCGTGGTTGAGGGTGATCTGATGTTGCTGGCCCGCTTTGAACGCATTTTCCCCGGCCCGCCTGAGGCCCGCCACCCGCAGGCCGTCTGCGGTCGGGAACACCGGCCATGA
- a CDS encoding SCP2 sterol-binding domain-containing protein — protein sequence MSDATEEFFDELGRHGRERLLRKTTATIRFDIEHDHGIDHWFVAITKGDVRVSREERDADTVIRTTDAFFDRMARGEAKPLPAWVRNDIAIEGQFQFVILLERLFPGPPGARHPRTVARDREGER from the coding sequence ATGTCGGATGCGACGGAAGAGTTCTTCGACGAACTCGGCCGCCATGGACGGGAACGGCTGTTGCGGAAGACCACGGCAACAATCCGGTTCGACATCGAGCACGACCACGGGATCGACCACTGGTTTGTGGCCATCACCAAGGGTGATGTGCGGGTGTCGCGGGAGGAGCGCGACGCGGACACCGTCATCCGCACCACCGATGCCTTTTTCGACCGTATGGCTCGAGGCGAGGCAAAACCGCTGCCTGCGTGGGTTCGGAACGATATTGCGATTGAAGGACAGTTCCAGTTCGTCATCCTGCTGGAGCGTCTCTTTCCCGGGCCGCCCGGGGCGCGCCATCCGCGGACCGTCGCCCGCGATCGTGAAGGGGAGAGATGA
- a CDS encoding MFS transporter: protein MPKTFLTPRQVAFAAMIGTAVEVYDFLLYAFIAATVFGPLFFPGFHPWLGTLAAFSSHAVAFFMRPLGAALFARIGDRVGRRPALLGSLAMMGVATVGIGLLPVYSAIGITAPILLVALRLMQGVAVGGEYPGAVVVAVEHAPPHRRTLYGAFPQIGFPLGILIVAVTLVVVNVAVGPAVFEVWGWRLPFLFSSLLVIVGLLFRARLAETPEFVAATKGPNVRRAAGAGQVRRLLREAPRPAAIGVLMGIGPAAFAYAYLTSLLAYVKVYVSNLPVSWVQLGLVPTAAVIIIVAIVSAHYGDRWGRERAIVISGVWLILWAAPSYWLVGAASLPALLAAMMVGAVSYGIFSGVAPALTADLFPVKLRYIGVAASITIAVLVGGALLPIPALSLTGATNGSIAPMVIMMMIAGAATAVGGLLAYRNRAIRSTTPRVGRR from the coding sequence ATGCCGAAGACCTTCCTGACGCCGCGACAGGTCGCGTTCGCCGCGATGATCGGCACTGCGGTCGAAGTTTATGATTTCCTGCTCTATGCATTTATTGCGGCAACGGTTTTTGGTCCGCTCTTCTTTCCCGGTTTCCACCCTTGGCTGGGCACCCTGGCTGCCTTCTCCAGTCATGCTGTTGCCTTCTTCATGCGGCCGCTGGGTGCTGCACTGTTCGCCCGCATCGGTGACCGTGTCGGCAGGCGTCCTGCCCTTCTCGGGTCCCTTGCCATGATGGGTGTGGCGACTGTCGGCATCGGGCTGCTTCCGGTGTACTCGGCCATCGGTATAACCGCGCCCATTCTCTTGGTCGCACTCCGACTGATGCAAGGGGTGGCCGTCGGTGGCGAATATCCGGGAGCGGTGGTGGTTGCCGTCGAGCATGCGCCGCCGCATCGGCGGACTTTATATGGGGCGTTCCCACAAATTGGCTTCCCGTTAGGGATCCTGATCGTCGCGGTGACGCTGGTGGTGGTCAACGTCGCGGTGGGTCCGGCGGTATTCGAGGTGTGGGGATGGCGACTTCCATTCTTGTTCAGTTCGTTGCTGGTGATCGTCGGTCTGCTGTTCCGTGCCCGCCTGGCGGAGACGCCAGAGTTCGTCGCCGCGACGAAGGGCCCAAACGTCAGGCGAGCCGCCGGTGCCGGCCAGGTCCGAAGGCTCCTTCGGGAAGCGCCCCGGCCCGCTGCGATTGGGGTCTTGATGGGGATTGGCCCGGCCGCCTTCGCCTATGCGTACCTGACAAGCCTGCTTGCCTACGTCAAAGTCTACGTATCGAATCTGCCCGTCTCCTGGGTGCAACTCGGACTGGTGCCGACTGCGGCCGTCATAATCATCGTTGCCATCGTGAGCGCCCATTACGGGGACCGGTGGGGCAGGGAACGGGCCATCGTCATTTCCGGCGTTTGGCTGATCCTCTGGGCGGCGCCATCGTATTGGCTGGTCGGCGCGGCATCCTTGCCGGCACTGCTGGCGGCGATGATGGTCGGAGCCGTCTCGTACGGGATCTTCAGCGGGGTAGCGCCGGCACTGACGGCAGACCTGTTTCCGGTCAAGTTGCGTTATATCGGTGTAGCGGCCAGCATCACCATCGCCGTGCTCGTCGGCGGTGCACTTTTGCCAATTCCCGCGCTTTCCCTCACCGGCGCGACCAACGGATCCATCGCCCCGATGGTGATCATGATGATGATAGCCGGCGCTGCCACGGCCGTCGGCGGCCTGCTGGCCTATCGGAACCGTGCAATTCGATCAACAACGCCCCGGGTGGGTCGGCGGTAG
- a CDS encoding gluconokinase, producing MNGRSDSSTGVVLGVDIGTTSTKAVAFDRAGHVRGSSSVAYPLLEPERGHAVQDPVAIVEAVVSAVATVAGRQAAQGRPVAAVSFSSTMHTLIGVDEAGAPLTPSVTWADTRAHQQADRLRTDPATASLHARTGTPIHAMSPLAKLVWFREQQAEVFSRVRRWVGIKEYVLHALCGRWVVDHSVASATGLLNLVERGWDRQALAVTGVTAAQLSELVPVTYSDLRALPAVSARLGLPDGTPFVVGGADGPLANLGVGAVRPGVLACSIGTSGALRVMTDRPTVDRRGRLFCYALDEERWTVGGAISNGGLVLQWADQTLMRQASAAPGRVDTASDAIALAASVGPGSDGLIMLPYLMSERAPFWDSAATGAYIGLTRAHGRAHLVRAGLEGVCQQLALVRQSLHDVGITIEEIRATGGATRSPIWRQMLADVLGVPIGFPVDHEGSAYGAALVGMRAIGLIDRFEELVDRIEVGQVVEPMQEAADLYAALRPIHEAAYAALGPCMRQLRDLSG from the coding sequence ATGAACGGGCGGTCTGACTCCAGCACCGGTGTCGTCCTCGGTGTCGACATCGGAACCACCAGCACAAAAGCGGTCGCCTTCGACCGTGCCGGCCACGTCCGCGGTTCGTCCTCGGTGGCGTACCCGCTGCTCGAACCCGAGCGGGGGCATGCCGTCCAGGACCCGGTCGCGATCGTCGAGGCGGTCGTCTCCGCAGTGGCGACAGTCGCCGGCCGGCAGGCCGCGCAGGGACGGCCCGTGGCGGCGGTTTCGTTCAGCAGCACCATGCACACCCTGATCGGCGTCGACGAGGCCGGCGCGCCACTGACACCGTCGGTGACCTGGGCGGACACCCGGGCACACCAGCAGGCCGACCGGCTGCGGACGGACCCGGCAACGGCGAGCCTGCACGCCAGGACCGGCACACCGATCCACGCGATGTCTCCGTTGGCCAAGCTGGTCTGGTTCCGTGAGCAACAGGCCGAGGTGTTCTCCCGCGTCCGGCGCTGGGTCGGCATCAAGGAGTACGTCCTGCACGCGCTCTGCGGGCGGTGGGTCGTCGACCACTCCGTCGCGTCCGCGACCGGTCTACTGAACCTCGTCGAGCGCGGCTGGGACCGGCAGGCGCTGGCGGTGACGGGAGTGACGGCCGCTCAGCTTTCCGAGCTGGTGCCGGTCACCTACTCGGACCTCCGCGCATTGCCGGCGGTCAGCGCCCGACTGGGCCTGCCGGACGGAACACCGTTCGTGGTGGGCGGTGCCGACGGTCCGTTGGCCAACCTCGGGGTCGGAGCCGTCCGTCCCGGCGTACTGGCCTGCTCGATCGGCACCAGTGGCGCCTTGCGGGTGATGACTGATCGCCCCACGGTCGACAGGCGGGGACGACTCTTCTGCTACGCCCTCGATGAGGAGCGCTGGACCGTCGGCGGTGCGATCTCCAACGGTGGACTGGTGCTCCAGTGGGCGGACCAGACCCTGATGCGGCAGGCGTCGGCTGCTCCGGGCCGGGTGGACACCGCGTCGGACGCTATCGCATTGGCGGCCAGCGTCGGACCGGGTTCGGACGGGCTGATCATGCTTCCCTACCTGATGAGCGAGCGCGCACCCTTCTGGGACTCGGCGGCTACCGGCGCCTACATCGGGCTCACCCGGGCGCATGGCCGTGCACACCTGGTGCGGGCCGGCCTGGAAGGGGTGTGCCAGCAGTTGGCACTGGTGCGGCAATCCCTCCACGACGTCGGCATCACGATCGAGGAGATCCGGGCAACCGGCGGCGCCACCCGCAGCCCCATCTGGCGGCAGATGCTGGCCGACGTCCTCGGTGTGCCGATCGGCTTCCCCGTCGACCACGAGGGGTCGGCATACGGCGCGGCGCTGGTCGGAATGCGGGCGATCGGTCTGATTGACCGCTTCGAGGAACTCGTCGACCGGATCGAGGTCGGTCAGGTCGTCGAGCCGATGCAGGAGGCAGCCGACCTGTACGCCGCGCTCCGGCCGATCCACGAGGCGGCGTACGCCGCCCTGGGGCCCTGCATGCGGCAACTGCGCGACCTGTCCGGCTAA
- a CDS encoding glycogen debranching N-terminal domain-containing protein, which yields MKSDLIRILDGNTFVLSAGGGDIEAEPSVPVGFFSFDTRFLSRWRLTVNGERVSALARDNRSYFEVRFFLVPGAPTHYVDAKVSVIRERSLAASFEERLTVLNHAAEPADLTVRVEVDSDFSPLGVLGQPRESVGRIYKRVEDGRLRLGYEREKFRRETLISTTEPARIDEHGLTYHIRLGSQEKWTTTLHVRALVLRPDGQDVRDHLSHRRQGTRQKLQHDLDGLLGEAPRLTCDWDALSTAYRRSLVDLIALRYPTLALPGQAMPAAGLPWAATLVGRDSILTSLQALPVVPGLAATTLRVLGINQGTVLDDFRDEEPGKILREVRLGEMAAFEEQPTLPYYGGADITPLFVILLDEYERWTGDVALVREYEDEARAALHWIDEYGDMMDNGYLWYQRRNEHTGLENQCWKEAWNAISYRDGRLPGLPRATCELQGYAYDAKIRGARLAREFWHDPAYADRLERQAAELKQRFNRDFWVCDGEYYALALDGDGRQVDALSSNIGHLLWSGIVDESRAAKIAEHLLGPRLFSGWGVRTLADGEGRYNPLGYQVGTVWPFDNSFIAWGLRRYGFTREAGRIAEGIIDAAHYFGGQLPEAFGGYDRELTRHPVRYPAANSPQALATGAPLLLVRTLLGLEPYGANLTTAPALPDRFGRIELRDIPGRWGRVDAIGKVAPESHAGRQPSPGASPR from the coding sequence ATGAAATCGGACCTGATCAGGATCCTGGACGGCAACACTTTCGTGCTGAGCGCCGGTGGCGGCGACATCGAAGCCGAACCGTCGGTGCCGGTCGGGTTCTTCTCGTTCGACACCCGGTTCCTGTCGCGGTGGCGGCTCACCGTCAACGGTGAACGGGTGAGCGCGCTGGCTAGGGACAACCGGTCCTACTTCGAGGTGCGGTTCTTCCTGGTGCCCGGCGCGCCGACGCATTACGTGGACGCCAAGGTGTCGGTGATCCGCGAGCGATCGTTGGCCGCCAGCTTTGAGGAGCGGTTGACGGTGCTCAACCATGCCGCGGAACCAGCCGATCTCACCGTCCGGGTGGAGGTGGACAGCGACTTCTCCCCACTGGGTGTGCTCGGGCAACCGCGGGAGTCGGTGGGTCGGATCTACAAGCGTGTCGAGGACGGGCGTCTGCGTCTGGGCTATGAGCGGGAGAAGTTTCGGCGCGAGACGCTGATCTCCACGACCGAGCCGGCCCGGATCGACGAGCACGGGCTGACGTATCACATCCGGCTCGGATCGCAGGAGAAGTGGACCACGACCCTGCACGTGCGGGCGCTGGTGCTGCGCCCGGACGGGCAGGATGTTCGTGATCATCTGTCTCACCGTCGCCAGGGAACCAGGCAAAAACTCCAGCACGACCTCGACGGGTTGCTCGGCGAGGCGCCGCGCCTGACGTGTGACTGGGACGCGTTGAGCACGGCGTACCGGCGCAGCCTCGTGGATCTTATTGCGTTGCGGTACCCGACGCTGGCGCTTCCGGGTCAGGCGATGCCCGCCGCCGGCCTGCCGTGGGCGGCGACCCTCGTCGGCCGAGACAGCATTCTCACCAGCCTGCAGGCGCTGCCCGTCGTACCGGGTCTCGCCGCTACGACGCTGCGCGTTCTGGGGATCAATCAGGGCACCGTGCTGGACGACTTCCGCGATGAGGAGCCGGGAAAGATCCTGCGCGAGGTGCGCCTTGGCGAGATGGCGGCGTTCGAGGAGCAGCCGACGTTGCCGTACTACGGCGGCGCCGACATCACGCCGCTGTTCGTGATTCTGCTCGACGAGTACGAGCGCTGGACCGGGGACGTCGCGCTGGTGCGGGAGTACGAGGACGAGGCGCGGGCGGCCCTGCACTGGATCGACGAGTACGGCGACATGATGGACAACGGCTACCTCTGGTACCAGCGCCGCAACGAGCACACCGGGCTGGAGAACCAGTGCTGGAAGGAAGCTTGGAACGCCATCTCCTACCGCGACGGCCGGCTGCCCGGGCTGCCCCGCGCCACCTGCGAGCTGCAGGGCTACGCCTACGATGCCAAGATCCGCGGTGCCCGGCTGGCCCGCGAGTTCTGGCACGACCCGGCGTACGCCGACCGACTGGAACGGCAGGCGGCCGAGCTCAAGCAGCGCTTCAACCGGGACTTCTGGGTCTGCGACGGTGAGTACTACGCCCTCGCCCTCGACGGCGACGGCCGTCAGGTCGACGCGCTGTCCTCGAACATCGGCCACCTGCTGTGGAGCGGCATCGTCGACGAGTCCCGGGCCGCGAAGATCGCCGAACACCTGCTCGGCCCCCGGCTCTTCTCCGGCTGGGGCGTGCGCACCCTGGCCGACGGGGAGGGGCGGTACAACCCATTGGGCTACCAGGTCGGCACCGTCTGGCCGTTCGACAACTCGTTCATTGCCTGGGGGCTGCGCCGCTACGGCTTCACCCGCGAGGCGGGACGCATCGCCGAGGGCATCATCGACGCCGCCCACTACTTCGGCGGGCAGTTGCCGGAGGCCTTCGGGGGTTACGACCGCGAGTTGACGAGGCACCCCGTCCGGTACCCCGCCGCGAACAGCCCGCAGGCTCTGGCCACCGGAGCGCCGCTGCTGTTGGTGCGTACGCTGCTCGGCCTCGAGCCGTACGGTGCCAACCTGACAACGGCGCCGGCGCTGCCCGACCGGTTTGGCCGGATCGAACTGCGCGACATCCCGGGACGGTGGGGCCGCGTCGACGCCATCGGGAAGGTGGCACCAGAGTCGCACGCAGGTCGGCAGCCGAGCCCGGGGGCGTCGCCGCGCTGA
- a CDS encoding DNA translocase FtsK, with translation MSSPSEELDPAQVGTSLEEFCVLLRRLHVRAGRTSYRELEKWAREQYLAGRREITLTRQGISEALTGKRLPSKAFVESFVQACGVPAEHRHAWISAWARVAEQHHVLNPPAPNQRARALADERAARERAERELAEERAVRERAEEELVREHAGRVEAEQRLSDLQTALTRSERERDQERAAKEHAQQTAALVRGDKDRAEHLTAELRAERQRLEQALAGERTARERAERSLAAPRHRPASSTPAAHDEVDDRFDVDEDEETAIVGVPPSSAPTARLALSASDPGESPRPSTRQPAARTSPVVQGGYPLPPVSLLAVGTLPPPWLARPLPLPWTAATAAGRKALQGVLDAFRVAATVSEAHRGPTVTRYEITLGPGVEVAEVEGLASEFAYAVGAEVRLLAPIPGRSAVGVEVPNPDGERVTVTLGDVIPSHAARDGHRLLVGLGRDIDGSGVIANLAAMPHILIGGATGSGKSGCLNTLLVSILTRAAPDEVRLLLIDCKRVELTVYEGIPHLVTPIVTNPRKAAEALSWVVREMDQRYDDLAAHGVRHVDDFNRKVRAGEITAPSGSDRVMEPYPYLVVVVDELADLMMVAPRDVEDSVVRITQLARAAGIHLVLATQRPSVDVVTGLIKANMPSRLAFATSSLTDSRVILEQPGAEKLLGRGDGLFLPMGASTPTRIQGAWVTDAEVTAVVNHWRNQANITPANPM, from the coding sequence ATGTCGTCACCCTCGGAGGAACTCGACCCCGCCCAGGTGGGAACCAGCCTGGAGGAGTTCTGTGTGCTGCTGCGCCGGCTGCATGTCCGTGCCGGTAGGACTTCCTACCGGGAGTTGGAGAAGTGGGCCAGGGAGCAGTACCTCGCTGGCCGGCGGGAGATCACGCTGACCAGGCAGGGCATCTCTGAGGCCCTCACCGGCAAGAGGCTGCCGAGCAAGGCGTTCGTCGAGAGTTTCGTGCAGGCGTGCGGTGTGCCGGCGGAGCACCGGCACGCCTGGATCAGCGCGTGGGCGCGCGTGGCCGAACAGCATCACGTGCTCAACCCGCCGGCGCCGAATCAGCGCGCCAGGGCGTTGGCGGACGAGCGGGCCGCCCGGGAACGGGCCGAACGGGAGCTGGCAGAGGAGCGGGCTGTCCGGGAGCGGGCGGAAGAGGAACTCGTTCGGGAGCACGCCGGCCGGGTCGAGGCGGAGCAGCGGCTGTCCGACCTGCAGACGGCGCTGACGCGGAGCGAGCGGGAGCGGGATCAGGAACGTGCCGCCAAGGAGCACGCCCAGCAGACCGCCGCCCTCGTGCGTGGCGACAAGGACCGCGCCGAGCACCTGACAGCCGAGTTGCGCGCGGAGCGGCAACGTCTGGAGCAGGCCCTGGCCGGGGAACGCACCGCTCGCGAGCGGGCTGAGCGGTCTCTGGCTGCCCCCCGCCACCGCCCGGCCTCCTCCACTCCGGCCGCCCACGACGAGGTCGACGACCGCTTCGACGTCGACGAGGACGAGGAGACGGCGATCGTGGGCGTACCGCCGTCCTCGGCTCCGACGGCCCGTCTGGCCTTGTCCGCCAGTGATCCCGGGGAGTCACCCCGGCCGTCGACGCGGCAGCCTGCCGCCCGGACGTCACCGGTCGTCCAGGGCGGGTACCCGCTGCCGCCGGTGAGCCTGCTCGCCGTCGGTACCCTGCCACCTCCGTGGCTCGCTCGTCCCCTACCGCTTCCATGGACCGCCGCCACCGCCGCCGGCCGCAAGGCCCTCCAGGGCGTGCTCGACGCGTTTAGGGTGGCCGCGACGGTGTCCGAGGCCCACCGCGGGCCGACTGTCACCCGCTACGAGATCACCCTCGGCCCCGGTGTGGAGGTCGCCGAGGTCGAAGGGCTGGCGAGTGAGTTCGCCTACGCCGTCGGAGCCGAGGTGCGGCTGCTGGCCCCGATCCCTGGCAGGAGCGCCGTCGGGGTGGAGGTGCCCAATCCTGACGGGGAGAGGGTGACCGTGACCCTCGGCGACGTGATCCCCTCCCATGCCGCCCGCGACGGACACCGGCTGCTGGTGGGCCTCGGTAGGGACATCGACGGCAGCGGGGTCATCGCGAACCTCGCCGCCATGCCCCACATTCTCATCGGAGGGGCCACCGGATCCGGCAAGTCCGGATGCCTCAACACCCTGTTGGTGTCGATTCTGACCCGGGCCGCCCCCGACGAGGTACGGCTGCTGCTCATCGACTGCAAGCGGGTCGAGCTGACCGTCTACGAGGGCATCCCCCACCTGGTCACTCCCATCGTGACCAACCCGCGTAAGGCCGCCGAGGCCCTGAGCTGGGTCGTGCGGGAGATGGACCAGCGCTACGACGACCTCGCCGCCCACGGCGTCCGCCACGTTGACGACTTCAACCGCAAGGTCCGCGCCGGCGAGATCACCGCCCCGTCCGGCAGCGACCGGGTGATGGAGCCGTACCCGTATCTGGTGGTCGTCGTCGACGAGCTGGCCGACCTGATGATGGTCGCCCCCCGCGACGTCGAGGACTCCGTCGTGCGGATCACCCAGCTCGCCCGCGCCGCCGGCATCCACCTCGTCCTGGCCACCCAACGCCCCTCCGTCGACGTGGTCACCGGACTCATCAAAGCCAACATGCCGTCCCGCCTCGCCTTCGCCACCAGCTCCCTGACCGACTCCCGGGTCATCCTCGAACAACCCGGCGCCGAGAAACTCCTCGGCCGTGGCGACGGCCTGTTCCTGCCTATGGGCGCGTCCACCCCCACCCGCATCCAGGGCGCCTGGGTCACCGACGCCGAGGTCACCGCCGTCGTCAACCACTGGCGTAACCAAGCCAACATCACGCCGGCCAACCCGATGTAG
- a CDS encoding glycogen debranching N-terminal domain-containing protein, translating to MSADLVRILDGGTFVVSDSNGDIVASPTFPTGLFSFDTRFLSTWQLSVNGERLQALTVDDLEYYETRYFLVPVAPSPHIEPELSVIRQRSIIGSMHEQLTVLNHNWEPVDVCIRVDANSDFADLFEIKDVRQKKGSYYTRIENGCLRLGYQRGAFRRESVITSDPPAHVDERGLTFTVRLEPHGQWAAEIRVETVGPDGRDIRVTLQGRPGRTRPQMRQDLEAWLRHAPRLECDNKSLATAYERGLVDLAALRFMPLIAGGDSVPAAGLPWFMSIFGRDSIFVSLQALPFVPGLAATTLQVLGALQGSRLDDFGEEEPGKILHEVRYGETVAFAEQPHSPYYGSADATPLFVVLLDEYERWTGDVALVRRLEPVARAALNWIDEYGDIMGNGYLWYQRRNEQTGLDNQCWKDSWDSISYHDGTLPGLPRATCELQGYAYDAKMRGARLAREFWNDPAYADALEAQAADLKRRFNRDYWVTDREFYALALDIDGRPVDALSSNIGHLLWSGIVEESRAGAIAAHLTGPELFSGWGVRTLAQGEGRYNPVGYHVGTVWPFDNSIIAWGLRRYGFAEQAGRIAEAIIDAAQYFQGRLPEAFAGYERELTEYPVQYPTACSPQAWSTGTPMLLLRTMLGMEPYAGRLATDPAIPDRIGQITLHGVHGRWGRADVSTGGQP from the coding sequence ATGAGCGCGGATCTCGTCAGAATTCTGGACGGCGGCACATTCGTGGTGAGCGACTCCAACGGCGACATCGTCGCGTCGCCCACGTTTCCGACCGGTCTCTTCTCATTCGACACACGATTCCTGTCGACCTGGCAGTTGAGCGTCAACGGCGAACGGCTGCAGGCACTGACCGTTGATGACCTGGAGTACTACGAGACGCGTTACTTCCTGGTCCCCGTCGCCCCGTCGCCCCACATCGAACCCGAGCTGTCCGTGATCCGCCAACGTTCGATCATCGGCAGCATGCACGAGCAACTGACCGTCCTCAACCATAATTGGGAGCCGGTCGACGTGTGCATCCGCGTGGACGCCAACAGCGACTTCGCCGACCTGTTCGAGATCAAGGACGTACGGCAGAAGAAGGGGAGCTACTACACCCGGATCGAGAACGGCTGTCTGCGTCTCGGCTATCAGCGGGGGGCCTTCCGCCGCGAGAGCGTCATCACCAGTGACCCGCCCGCCCATGTTGACGAACGGGGCCTGACCTTCACCGTCCGGCTCGAACCCCACGGTCAGTGGGCCGCCGAAATACGCGTCGAGACGGTGGGACCGGACGGGCGGGACATTCGCGTGACCCTCCAGGGCCGGCCCGGTCGGACGAGGCCACAGATGCGCCAGGACCTCGAGGCCTGGCTGCGTCACGCACCGCGGCTCGAGTGCGACAACAAGTCGCTGGCAACGGCATACGAGCGCGGGCTGGTCGACCTTGCCGCGCTACGGTTCATGCCGCTGATCGCCGGCGGGGACAGTGTTCCGGCGGCCGGGCTGCCATGGTTCATGAGCATCTTCGGTCGCGACAGCATCTTCGTGTCTCTGCAGGCGCTGCCGTTCGTGCCGGGCCTCGCGGCCACGACGCTGCAGGTGCTAGGAGCTTTGCAGGGCAGCAGGCTGGACGACTTCGGCGAGGAGGAGCCCGGCAAGATCTTGCACGAGGTGCGGTACGGGGAGACGGTCGCGTTCGCAGAGCAGCCCCACTCGCCGTACTACGGCTCGGCTGACGCCACTCCCCTGTTCGTGGTGCTGCTCGACGAGTACGAGCGCTGGACCGGCGACGTCGCCCTGGTGCGGCGCCTCGAGCCAGTCGCGCGGGCCGCACTGAACTGGATCGACGAGTACGGCGACATCATGGGCAACGGCTACCTGTGGTACCAGCGTCGGAATGAGCAGACCGGGCTGGACAACCAGTGCTGGAAGGACTCCTGGGACTCCATCTCCTACCACGACGGGACGTTGCCGGGGCTGCCCCGGGCAACCTGTGAACTGCAGGGCTACGCCTACGACGCGAAGATGCGCGGCGCGCGGCTGGCCCGGGAGTTCTGGAACGACCCAGCGTACGCCGACGCGCTCGAAGCACAGGCGGCGGATCTCAAGCGCCGGTTCAACCGCGACTACTGGGTCACGGACCGTGAATTCTATGCGTTGGCCCTCGACATCGACGGCCGCCCGGTGGACGCGCTCTCCTCGAACATCGGTCACCTGCTGTGGAGCGGCATCGTCGAGGAGTCCCGCGCCGGCGCGATCGCCGCCCACCTGACCGGACCGGAACTCTTCTCCGGCTGGGGCGTACGGACCCTGGCGCAGGGCGAGGGGCGGTACAACCCGGTCGGCTATCACGTCGGCACGGTCTGGCCATTCGACAACTCGATCATTGCGTGGGGGCTCCGGCGCTACGGCTTCGCCGAACAGGCCGGGCGGATCGCGGAAGCGATCATCGATGCAGCGCAGTACTTCCAGGGGCGCCTACCGGAGGCATTCGCCGGCTACGAACGAGAGTTGACCGAATACCCCGTCCAGTACCCCACCGCGTGTAGTCCGCAGGCGTGGTCAACGGGCACCCCCATGCTGTTGCTCCGGACGATGCTCGGCATGGAGCCGTACGCCGGCCGCCTGGCGACCGATCCGGCGATTCCCGATCGGATCGGCCAGATCACCCTGCATGGCGTCCACGGGCGGTGGGGCCGCGCCGACGTCTCGACGGGCGGACAACCATAG